In the genome of Streptomyces racemochromogenes, one region contains:
- a CDS encoding ABC transporter ATP-binding protein has product MSHAFPSSPAPSSPPAPVEPAARATGLTKTYGRGGTRVTALDSVSVEFARGRFTAVMGPSGSGKSTLMHCMAGLDPVTSGSARIGGVELSELNDRRLTRLRREKVGFVFQGFNLLPTLTALENITLPLRLAGRQPEAAWLDTVVATVGLAGRLAHRPAELSGGQQQRVAVARALVSRPEIVFADEPTGNLDSRSGAEVLGFLRDSVRELGQTVVMVTHDPVAAAHADRVVFLADGRLVDELREPTSGAVLDRMLAFEAQGRTS; this is encoded by the coding sequence ATGTCGCACGCGTTTCCCTCCTCCCCCGCGCCCTCCTCGCCCCCGGCCCCCGTCGAGCCGGCGGCCCGCGCGACGGGGCTGACCAAGACGTACGGGAGGGGCGGGACGCGGGTCACCGCCCTGGACTCGGTGTCGGTGGAGTTCGCGCGGGGCCGGTTCACGGCGGTGATGGGGCCCTCCGGCTCGGGCAAGTCCACGCTGATGCACTGCATGGCCGGCCTGGACCCGGTGACGTCCGGTTCGGCGCGGATCGGCGGGGTCGAGCTGTCCGAGCTGAACGACCGGCGGCTGACGCGGCTGCGGCGGGAGAAGGTCGGCTTCGTCTTCCAGGGCTTCAACCTGCTGCCCACCCTCACGGCGCTGGAGAACATCACCCTGCCGCTGCGGCTCGCCGGGCGGCAGCCCGAGGCGGCGTGGCTGGACACCGTCGTCGCCACCGTCGGGCTCGCCGGGCGGCTCGCGCACCGGCCGGCCGAGCTGTCCGGTGGCCAGCAGCAGCGCGTGGCCGTGGCCCGGGCGCTGGTCTCGCGTCCGGAGATCGTGTTCGCCGACGAGCCGACCGGCAACCTCGACTCGCGTTCCGGCGCGGAGGTGCTCGGGTTCCTGCGCGACTCGGTCCGGGAGCTGGGCCAGACGGTGGTGATGGTCACCCACGACCCGGTCGCCGCCGCCCATGCCGACCGGGTGGTGTTCCTCGCCGACGGCCGGCTGGTGGACGAGCTGCGGGAGCCGACCTCCGGCGCCGTGCTGGACCGGATGCTCGCCTTCGAGGCCCAGGGCCGCACCAGCTGA
- a CDS encoding ABC transporter permease — MLRTALRNVLAHKARLIMTVLAVCLGVAFISGSLVFADSTTAAYRASMARDYAGIAVTVDPAYPVGAPAGERTSVLDDALAARLAAVPGVASARPAVDGSVTLAAKDGSPMRAGNAMGKLAAGYVPGPDGKDARYPLTAGRAPRDGGEVALDRGTATAGGYALGDTVSLAVDGPVLKPRLVGIVSTGDTRVTSGGTLAVFDKATAQKLFAAPGRYTGIDLSATPGTDQSDLARRVGALLPADRAQATTASAKADQQSVFIGTKTRSYARLPLLFAAVSLFIGSFLIINTFTMLITRRTREIALLRAIGATRRQVVRSVLAEAALVGLVASVIGFGMGLGVAAALPGLLGTGEDLLPGGPLVVGPAPVAASLAVGVGVTVLAAWLPSRRAARIAPVEAMRTAEQPPSATLSRIRGAAGAAVVLLGAGLLFSLGGAKDASDENLRTALFGCGVLVTGLILLAPLLAGPVVRLIGRVTGRFGVAGGLARDNALRDPRRTAATAVALMISTALVTGLSVIEHSSARALDSQAAAGLRADYVIGTRDATTAVDAAAVRRIAAVPGVSTASAVADSGISVGAGAGQVSGVDPKSVEAVMRLRFTSGSAEDLGPGRIAVSASFARDNRIGTGNRVRAAVGPGAGEDRDRPYTVVGVYQDNPTARDVLADRADVQRYGYLRDSVQRVLVAGSGDLGGRLRAAVDNSPLLKVQSRAQLVREQAGVAGDLITLVFGLLAIGVVISALGMVNTLAMSVAERTREIGVLRAVGMDRAGVRGMIRLESLTVAAYGTLLGLAGGLFGAWKVSGLANGAIPQYSFSLPWGTLALVVLLSLAVGVAAAALPARRAAALTPMHAVADA, encoded by the coding sequence ATGCTGCGAACAGCCCTGCGCAACGTCCTCGCCCACAAGGCGCGCCTGATCATGACCGTCCTCGCGGTCTGTCTCGGGGTCGCGTTCATCTCCGGGTCGCTCGTCTTCGCGGACTCCACCACCGCCGCCTACCGCGCCTCCATGGCGCGCGACTACGCCGGGATCGCGGTCACCGTCGACCCCGCCTACCCGGTCGGCGCCCCCGCCGGTGAACGCACGAGCGTCCTCGACGACGCCCTCGCGGCCAGGCTGGCCGCCGTCCCCGGGGTCGCCTCGGCCCGCCCCGCCGTCGACGGGTCGGTGACGCTGGCCGCGAAGGACGGCTCGCCGATGCGGGCCGGCAACGCGATGGGCAAGCTCGCCGCCGGGTACGTACCCGGACCCGACGGCAAGGACGCCCGCTATCCGCTGACGGCCGGCCGCGCCCCGCGCGACGGCGGCGAGGTGGCCCTGGACCGGGGCACCGCCACGGCCGGCGGGTACGCCCTCGGCGACACCGTCAGCCTGGCCGTCGACGGCCCCGTGCTGAAGCCGCGGCTGGTCGGCATCGTCTCCACCGGCGACACCCGGGTCACCTCGGGCGGCACCCTGGCGGTGTTCGACAAGGCCACCGCCCAGAAGCTGTTCGCCGCGCCCGGCCGCTACACCGGGATCGACCTGTCCGCCACGCCCGGCACCGACCAGAGCGACCTCGCGCGGCGGGTCGGCGCGCTGCTGCCCGCCGACCGGGCGCAGGCCACCACCGCGAGCGCCAAGGCCGACCAGCAGTCCGTCTTCATCGGCACCAAGACCCGCAGCTACGCCCGGCTGCCCCTGCTCTTCGCCGCGGTGTCGCTCTTCATCGGCTCCTTCCTCATCATCAACACCTTCACCATGCTCATCACCCGGCGCACCCGGGAGATCGCCCTGCTCCGCGCGATCGGCGCCACCCGCCGCCAGGTGGTCCGCTCCGTGCTCGCGGAAGCGGCCCTGGTGGGTCTGGTCGCCTCCGTGATCGGGTTCGGCATGGGCCTCGGTGTGGCCGCCGCCCTGCCCGGCCTGCTCGGCACGGGTGAGGACCTGCTGCCCGGCGGCCCGCTGGTGGTCGGCCCCGCTCCCGTCGCCGCCTCGCTCGCGGTGGGCGTCGGCGTCACGGTCCTGGCCGCCTGGCTGCCGTCCCGGCGTGCCGCCCGGATCGCGCCCGTCGAGGCGATGCGCACCGCCGAGCAGCCGCCGTCCGCGACGCTGTCCCGGATCCGGGGCGCGGCCGGCGCGGCAGTGGTCCTGCTGGGTGCCGGTCTGCTCTTCTCCCTGGGCGGGGCGAAGGACGCCTCGGACGAGAACCTGCGGACGGCGCTGTTCGGCTGCGGCGTCCTCGTGACCGGGCTGATCCTGCTGGCGCCGCTGCTGGCGGGTCCGGTGGTCCGGCTCATCGGCCGGGTCACCGGCCGGTTCGGCGTGGCGGGCGGCCTCGCCAGGGACAACGCCCTGCGCGACCCCCGGCGTACGGCGGCCACCGCCGTCGCCCTGATGATCAGCACGGCGCTGGTGACCGGTCTCTCCGTCATCGAGCACTCCTCCGCCCGGGCCCTGGACTCCCAGGCGGCCGCCGGCCTGCGCGCCGACTACGTCATCGGCACCCGCGACGCGACCACCGCCGTCGACGCGGCCGCGGTCCGGCGGATCGCCGCCGTCCCCGGGGTATCGACCGCCTCCGCCGTCGCGGACTCCGGGATCTCGGTCGGGGCCGGGGCGGGGCAGGTGTCGGGCGTCGACCCGAAGAGCGTGGAGGCCGTCATGAGGCTCCGCTTCACCAGCGGCTCCGCCGAGGACCTCGGGCCGGGCCGGATCGCGGTCTCGGCGTCCTTCGCCCGCGACAACCGGATCGGCACCGGCAACCGGGTCCGGGCGGCCGTCGGCCCCGGTGCCGGGGAGGACCGCGACCGGCCCTACACCGTCGTCGGGGTCTACCAGGACAACCCCACCGCGCGGGACGTGCTCGCCGACCGCGCCGACGTCCAGCGGTACGGCTACCTGCGCGACTCCGTCCAGCGGGTCCTGGTGGCCGGCTCCGGGGACCTCGGCGGGCGGCTGCGCGCTGCCGTCGACAACAGCCCCCTGCTGAAGGTCCAGAGCCGTGCGCAGCTGGTACGGGAACAGGCGGGCGTCGCCGGGGACCTGATCACCCTGGTGTTCGGGCTGCTCGCCATCGGCGTGGTCATCTCCGCGCTCGGGATGGTCAACACGCTGGCCATGTCGGTCGCCGAACGCACCCGGGAGATCGGCGTCCTGCGGGCCGTCGGCATGGACCGCGCCGGCGTCCGCGGCATGATCCGCCTGGAGTCGCTCACGGTCGCCGCGTACGGCACCCTGCTCGGGCTCGCGGGCGGCCTGTTCGGGGCCTGGAAGGTCAGCGGCCTGGCCAACGGGGCCATCCCGCAGTACTCCTTCTCCCTCCCCTGGGGCACCCTCGCCCTGGTCGTCCTGCTCTCCCTCGCCGTCGGCGTGGCGGCGGCCGCGCTGCCCGCCCGCCGGGCCGCAGCGCTCACCCCGATGCACGCGGTGGCGGACGCCTGA
- a CDS encoding AMP-binding protein, with protein MASMLEGCTPWPQAFVDRYWAAGHWGGSTLDNLLRGWALQYGPRTALVHGGTRLTYANLNRRVDRMAAGFRLRGLRPGMRVVVQLPNVPEFVVGTFALMRAGVVPVLCPLPHPDVPELVRVTQAVGYVGPAEYRGFDHTAMAADTAARRPFLRRVFTYEPPGTGSPYGGLTTDASNCQYAPLGSVDAAPEPALPPDAGRVAFLLVGDGDGVGGGPVLVPRTHNDFAYQARAAAELVSLTEDDVYLAALPAASSFALGCPGIIGTLTAGGTVVLADGPDPAACLPLVERERVTVTSLPPDDAAAWLDALPSAGADVSTLRLVQSGGGAPLPRATAERLASRLGARPQQVFAPPGGPVVLTRPADPDETVYGTQGRPLSPDDEIRLVGADGRGVPDGEPGELLARGPYTPRGHYRPAGEGAGRFTPDGFLRTGVLARRTADGDLVVTGRAEDRPAG; from the coding sequence ATGGCATCCATGCTCGAAGGCTGCACCCCGTGGCCGCAGGCGTTCGTCGACCGCTACTGGGCGGCGGGCCACTGGGGCGGCAGCACCCTGGACAACCTGCTGCGCGGCTGGGCCCTGCAGTACGGGCCGCGGACCGCGCTCGTGCACGGCGGGACCCGCCTCACGTACGCGAACCTGAACCGGCGGGTGGACCGGATGGCCGCCGGGTTCCGGCTGCGCGGACTGCGGCCCGGTATGCGGGTCGTCGTCCAGCTGCCGAACGTCCCGGAGTTCGTCGTCGGCACGTTCGCGCTCATGCGCGCCGGTGTGGTCCCCGTCCTGTGCCCGCTCCCCCACCCCGACGTGCCCGAGCTCGTACGGGTCACCCAGGCCGTCGGCTACGTCGGCCCGGCCGAGTACCGGGGCTTCGACCACACGGCGATGGCCGCGGACACCGCCGCCCGCCGGCCCTTCCTGCGCCGGGTGTTCACCTATGAGCCGCCGGGCACCGGGTCCCCGTACGGCGGTCTGACGACCGACGCGTCGAACTGCCAGTACGCCCCGCTGGGTTCCGTCGACGCCGCACCCGAGCCGGCGCTCCCGCCGGACGCCGGCCGGGTGGCGTTCCTGCTGGTGGGCGACGGGGACGGCGTCGGCGGCGGGCCGGTGCTCGTGCCCCGCACCCACAACGACTTCGCCTACCAGGCGCGGGCCGCCGCCGAGCTGGTGTCGCTCACCGAGGACGACGTGTACCTGGCCGCACTGCCCGCCGCGTCCTCCTTCGCCCTCGGCTGCCCCGGCATCATCGGCACGCTCACCGCCGGCGGGACGGTGGTCCTGGCCGACGGACCGGATCCCGCCGCATGCCTGCCGCTCGTCGAGCGGGAGCGGGTCACCGTCACGTCGCTGCCGCCCGACGACGCCGCCGCCTGGCTCGACGCGCTGCCCTCGGCCGGAGCCGACGTGAGCACTCTGCGTCTGGTGCAGAGCGGCGGCGGAGCGCCCCTGCCCCGGGCGACCGCCGAGCGGCTGGCGTCCCGGCTGGGCGCCCGGCCGCAGCAGGTGTTCGCCCCGCCCGGCGGGCCGGTCGTGCTCACCCGGCCCGCCGACCCGGACGAGACGGTGTACGGCACCCAGGGCCGCCCGCTCTCGCCCGACGACGAGATCCGCCTCGTCGGCGCCGACGGCCGGGGCGTGCCGGACGGGGAGCCCGGCGAGCTCCTGGCGCGCGGCCCGTACACCCCGCGCGGCCACTACCGGCCGGCCGGGGAAGGGGCCGGCCGCTTCACCCCCGACGGCTTCCTGCGCACCGGGGTGCTGGCCCGGCGTACGGCGGACGGCGACCTGGTGGTGACCGGCCGGGCAGAGGACAGGCCCGCGGGCTGA
- a CDS encoding glycosyltransferase family 2 protein, which translates to MSAVCDPPGGPVFLSIVVPVFNEEESLPALAARLRPVLDRLGEPYEVLAVDDGSTDKTPRVLEDLRGDWPGLRVVTLRRNSGHQAALTAGLHRARGAYVVSMDADLQDPPEVIPRMLELARSDGLDVVYGVRTDRSADSGFKRRTAAGYYWLMRRLAGPHVPAQAGDFRLLSRQVVETLKSLPEQQQIHRLLIPWLGFPDGRITYQRGERVAGTTKYPLHKMVLLALDSVTSFSAAPLRLATAIGAGSLAVCLGFLVWTLVAHATGNTLPGWTSLITTVLFFGAVQLFCVGMLGEYVARIYTAVQARPAYFVARDTDGEQP; encoded by the coding sequence ATGAGTGCTGTGTGCGACCCACCCGGCGGACCGGTCTTCCTGTCGATCGTGGTTCCCGTCTTCAACGAGGAGGAGTCCCTGCCCGCTCTGGCGGCGCGGCTGCGGCCCGTGCTGGACCGGCTGGGGGAACCGTACGAGGTCCTCGCCGTCGACGACGGCTCGACCGACAAGACCCCCCGGGTGCTGGAGGACCTGCGCGGCGACTGGCCGGGGCTCCGCGTCGTCACCCTCCGGCGCAACAGCGGCCACCAGGCGGCCCTGACGGCCGGACTGCACCGCGCCCGGGGCGCCTACGTGGTCAGCATGGACGCCGACCTCCAGGACCCGCCGGAGGTCATCCCGCGGATGCTGGAGCTGGCCCGGTCGGACGGCCTGGACGTGGTGTACGGCGTCCGGACGGACCGCTCGGCCGACAGCGGCTTCAAACGCCGGACGGCCGCCGGCTACTACTGGCTGATGCGCCGTCTGGCGGGCCCCCACGTACCGGCCCAGGCCGGGGACTTCCGGCTGCTGTCCCGCCAGGTGGTGGAGACCCTCAAGTCCCTGCCCGAGCAGCAGCAGATCCACCGGCTGCTCATCCCGTGGCTGGGCTTCCCCGACGGCCGGATCACCTACCAGCGCGGGGAGCGGGTGGCGGGCACCACCAAGTACCCCCTGCACAAGATGGTCCTGCTGGCCCTGGACAGCGTCACCAGCTTCTCGGCGGCGCCCCTGCGCCTGGCCACGGCGATCGGCGCCGGCAGCCTCGCCGTCTGCCTCGGGTTCCTCGTCTGGACCCTCGTCGCCCACGCCACGGGCAACACCCTGCCCGGCTGGACCTCCCTGATCACGACGGTCCTGTTCTTCGGCGCGGTCCAGCTGTTCTGCGTGGGGATGCTCGGCGAGTACGTGGCCCGCATCTACACCGCCGTGCAGGCACGGCCGGCCTACTTCGTGGCCCGTGACACGGACGGGGAGCAGCCCTAG
- a CDS encoding class I SAM-dependent methyltransferase: MTTPSLTDATGSTGPADWREANRANWDERVPIHLGTSFYDIPAFVAGRDSLQDFEPDEVGDVGGRSLLHLQCHIGLDTLSWARRGATVTGLDFSGPAVAAAGELAERIGAGTARFVTADVYDAVEALGGQTFDIVYTGFGALCWLPDITRWARTVAELVAPGGFLYLAEYHPFADVLSEDGRAVEHDYFERGAMVYDEPGTYADPGAPTRSNRTVEWLHGVGEVVSALAAAGLRLEFLHEHDHGHFRLPAGLYVPQVYSLRAVKPR; the protein is encoded by the coding sequence ATGACCACTCCCTCCCTCACCGATGCCACGGGTTCCACCGGCCCCGCCGACTGGCGCGAGGCCAACCGGGCCAACTGGGACGAGCGCGTCCCGATCCACCTCGGCACCTCCTTCTACGACATCCCCGCCTTCGTGGCGGGCCGGGACTCGCTGCAGGACTTCGAGCCCGACGAGGTCGGCGACGTAGGCGGCAGGTCCCTGCTCCACCTCCAGTGCCACATCGGGCTGGACACCCTCTCCTGGGCCCGCCGCGGAGCCACCGTCACCGGCCTCGACTTCTCCGGGCCGGCCGTGGCCGCCGCGGGCGAGCTCGCCGAGCGGATCGGCGCCGGCACCGCGCGCTTCGTCACCGCCGACGTGTACGACGCCGTCGAGGCCCTGGGCGGGCAGACCTTCGACATCGTCTACACCGGCTTCGGGGCGCTGTGCTGGCTCCCCGACATCACCCGGTGGGCGCGGACGGTGGCGGAGCTCGTCGCCCCCGGCGGCTTCCTCTACCTCGCCGAGTACCACCCCTTCGCCGACGTCCTCTCCGAGGACGGACGGGCCGTCGAGCACGACTACTTCGAGCGCGGGGCGATGGTCTACGACGAACCCGGCACCTATGCCGACCCCGGGGCGCCGACCAGGTCGAACCGGACCGTCGAATGGCTGCACGGCGTCGGAGAGGTCGTCAGCGCCCTTGCCGCCGCGGGCCTGCGCCTGGAGTTCCTGCACGAGCACGACCACGGCCACTTCCGCCTCCCGGCCGGGCTGTACGTCCCCCAGGTCTACTCGCTCCGCGCGGTGAAACCGCGGTAG
- a CDS encoding LacI family DNA-binding transcriptional regulator codes for MAKEASAPASATSADVARLAGVSRATVSFVLNDTQGHRVSEGTRARVLAAAAQLGYVPNAAARSLRAGRSNLVLMPASVSAVGRLVSEWVDDLVSELERHGYTTVMHAGRFDDPLEAARAWAELRPAAVLSLDGDRLTPQTAEVLRRAGVRGTLAFASHPVEGVHTIAFDHTSVGATATRHLIDRGRTRIGVVIPRERGLDTLARPRLAGAEQVAARHPVTVTPVELAYTRESATALARRWRELGLDAVFAYNDEYAALLMHALMAEGIPVPDEVAVVGCDDLVLSALQRPALTSVALELPSAASVADALHALVARGTAPGVAGIEPALVHRQSS; via the coding sequence ATGGCGAAAGAGGCATCGGCTCCCGCGTCGGCCACCAGCGCGGACGTCGCCCGCCTGGCCGGGGTGTCCCGCGCCACCGTCTCGTTCGTACTCAACGACACCCAGGGCCACCGGGTCAGCGAGGGCACCCGGGCGCGGGTGCTGGCCGCGGCCGCGCAGCTCGGCTACGTGCCGAACGCGGCCGCCCGGTCCCTGCGCGCGGGCCGCAGCAACCTCGTCCTGATGCCCGCCTCCGTCTCCGCGGTCGGACGCCTGGTGAGCGAGTGGGTGGACGACCTGGTCAGCGAGCTGGAGCGGCACGGCTACACCACCGTCATGCACGCCGGCCGCTTCGACGATCCGCTCGAAGCCGCCCGCGCCTGGGCCGAGTTGCGGCCCGCCGCGGTGCTCTCCCTCGACGGCGACCGGCTCACCCCGCAGACGGCCGAGGTGCTGCGCCGCGCCGGGGTGCGCGGGACGCTGGCCTTCGCCTCGCACCCGGTGGAGGGGGTGCACACCATCGCCTTCGACCACACCTCCGTCGGCGCGACCGCGACCCGGCACCTCATCGACCGGGGCCGGACCCGGATCGGGGTGGTCATCCCGCGCGAGCGCGGCCTGGACACCCTCGCCCGGCCGCGGCTGGCCGGCGCCGAGCAGGTCGCCGCGCGGCATCCGGTGACCGTCACCCCCGTCGAGCTGGCCTACACCCGGGAGTCCGCGACGGCGCTGGCCCGGCGGTGGCGGGAGCTCGGCCTGGACGCCGTCTTCGCGTACAACGACGAGTACGCGGCCCTGCTGATGCACGCGCTCATGGCGGAGGGGATCCCGGTGCCGGACGAGGTGGCCGTCGTCGGCTGTGACGACCTGGTGCTGTCGGCGCTCCAGCGGCCCGCGCTGACCAGCGTCGCACTGGAGCTGCCCTCCGCCGCCTCCGTGGCGGACGCCCTGCACGCCCTGGTCGCCCGGGGCACGGCACCCGGGGTGGCGGGCATCGAACCGGCGCTGGTGCACCGCCAGTCCTCCTGA
- a CDS encoding phosphatase PAP2 family protein yields MSERPVPGHRTAGVLPLGLLLAGAAVLVTAVVRADPARPPFQGADQRWLDLMGGPHRGVPAAAAAFLNWFGGPAGVVVPLGLLAFLLVRGRWWSACCLLAAYLGANLLVVQTLKHLVDRPRPENPLVRVDHGSFPSGHGAAAAALVVLAGALLVPAARRRAWWCAGTLFTLAMMWSRTWLHAHWLSDTVAGALAGAAAALLVWRAFMPVLAREGRGSVRSEGVPRRVPPQAAGG; encoded by the coding sequence GTGAGCGAGAGACCCGTTCCCGGGCACCGCACGGCCGGCGTGCTGCCGCTCGGCCTGCTGCTGGCCGGGGCCGCCGTCCTGGTGACGGCGGTCGTCCGCGCCGACCCCGCCCGCCCGCCGTTCCAGGGCGCCGACCAACGCTGGCTCGACCTGATGGGCGGGCCGCACCGGGGCGTTCCCGCCGCCGCGGCGGCGTTCCTGAACTGGTTCGGGGGGCCGGCGGGCGTCGTCGTACCGCTCGGCCTGCTGGCCTTCCTGCTGGTGCGCGGGCGCTGGTGGTCGGCCTGCTGCCTGCTCGCCGCCTACCTCGGGGCCAACCTGCTCGTCGTCCAGACCCTCAAGCACCTGGTGGACCGGCCGCGCCCGGAGAACCCGCTGGTCCGCGTCGACCACGGCTCCTTCCCCTCCGGCCACGGGGCCGCGGCGGCGGCGCTCGTGGTGCTGGCCGGCGCGCTGCTCGTGCCGGCGGCGCGGCGTCGGGCCTGGTGGTGCGCGGGGACGCTGTTCACGCTGGCCATGATGTGGAGCCGTACGTGGCTGCACGCGCACTGGCTCAGCGACACCGTCGCCGGGGCGCTGGCGGGGGCCGCGGCCGCGCTGCTGGTGTGGCGCGCCTTCATGCCCGTACTCGCCCGGGAGGGGCGTGGCTCCGTACGGTCCGAGGGTGTGCCGCGGAGAGTGCCGCCGCAGGCCGCCGGAGGCTGA
- a CDS encoding alpha/beta hydrolase: protein MTHSLPVEPDLTWPPPPFLAPVAPVVAEDGVRRFDGVTYATRPGYRPRLLDVQVPATARGPVPAVVWIHGGGWLEGDRRYPPPTVPAALLHGAVLAAGLALVSIDYRHSLEAPFPAQLHDVKAAIRYVRKFAGAFGVDPDRIAVWGESAGGHLAALAGLTGPHTPGAAALEGTEGVGAGDTSVRAVVDWYGVCDLLALRGHPMPPMPPGVQYPDPYEALLGGTEEERPALARAASPVAYAADGHGVPPPFLLVHGTRDGLVPYSQSEALDAALRAVGGECELEPVEDADHIFLGVPDVAPIVARSVAFLARHLDA, encoded by the coding sequence ATGACGCATTCGCTCCCGGTCGAGCCCGACCTGACCTGGCCGCCCCCTCCCTTCCTGGCGCCCGTAGCGCCCGTGGTCGCCGAGGACGGCGTACGCCGCTTCGACGGGGTCACCTACGCCACCCGGCCGGGCTACCGGCCGCGCCTGCTGGACGTCCAGGTGCCCGCCACCGCCCGGGGCCCCGTCCCGGCCGTGGTCTGGATCCACGGCGGCGGCTGGCTGGAGGGCGACCGGCGCTACCCGCCGCCGACCGTCCCTGCCGCGCTGCTGCACGGCGCGGTGCTGGCGGCCGGGCTCGCCCTGGTCTCCATCGACTACCGGCACAGCCTCGAAGCACCCTTCCCGGCGCAGCTGCACGACGTGAAGGCCGCCATCCGCTACGTCCGGAAGTTCGCCGGCGCCTTCGGCGTCGACCCGGACCGCATCGCGGTCTGGGGCGAGTCCGCGGGCGGCCACCTCGCCGCCCTCGCGGGCCTGACCGGCCCTCACACCCCCGGCGCCGCCGCCCTGGAGGGCACCGAGGGCGTCGGCGCCGGCGACACCTCGGTACGGGCCGTCGTCGACTGGTACGGCGTCTGCGATCTGCTCGCCCTGCGCGGGCACCCCATGCCGCCGATGCCGCCGGGTGTGCAGTACCCGGACCCGTACGAGGCGCTGCTCGGCGGTACCGAGGAGGAGCGGCCGGCGCTGGCCCGCGCCGCGAGCCCGGTCGCGTACGCCGCCGACGGACACGGCGTGCCGCCGCCGTTCCTGCTGGTCCACGGTACCCGGGACGGCCTGGTCCCCTACAGCCAGAGCGAGGCGCTCGACGCGGCGCTCCGCGCGGTCGGCGGGGAATGCGAACTGGAGCCGGTGGAGGACGCCGACCACATCTTCCTCGGCGTCCCGGACGTGGCCCCGATCGTGGCCCGCAGCGTGGCCTTCCTCGCCCGCCACCTGGACGCCTGA
- the dacB gene encoding D-alanyl-D-alanine carboxypeptidase/D-alanyl-D-alanine endopeptidase, whose translation MGTAILPVALRRRTAGCCAALLLALTCGTGARAAPSPSPVPPPEASGAGLDPRITEIMGKPEYRHAQWGLLQTEPGDGRVLHSMFPGQFFIPGSTAKLFPVSATWQTLGPDHRFVTPLYAVGRRAGSTLTGDLDLVAQGDLTLGGRTRPDGTVAYTDLDHTYANDFPGATLTPENPLAGIDELARQVRAAGITRVEGDVIVDSRLFAPDPGLDPVPTPLIVNDNLVDLLTTPGDRAGAAARLEWRPKVAPYEVTSTVRTVAAGKPTDITVTASDGGTRIRLSGTIAADARPLLRTAPVTDPAAFGRTALIEALGRAGVEVTAGATGPNPVARLPRDYAGRPRVAAYTSPPYEQYAKLILKVSHNLGANLDVCLLAVTTGSRQCAAGFPVLAAFLDRAGVDREQVALMDGRGGNPADRVTPRALVQMLAYWQGTPDARRFREALPVLGVDGLLAQNCRDCPARGKVFAKTGAAVGGDLLNDRLSVGAITIAGYLDKGGGRFDTFYAGVTGAMTPTADPEDVVGIANDLALIAAYLQEGS comes from the coding sequence GTGGGAACTGCGATCCTGCCCGTGGCGCTGCGGCGCCGGACGGCCGGCTGCTGCGCCGCCCTGCTGCTGGCGCTCACCTGCGGTACGGGCGCCCGTGCTGCCCCCTCTCCGTCGCCGGTGCCCCCGCCGGAGGCCTCCGGGGCCGGCCTCGACCCCCGCATCACGGAGATCATGGGCAAACCGGAGTACCGCCACGCGCAGTGGGGGCTGCTGCAGACGGAACCGGGTGACGGCCGGGTGCTGCACAGCATGTTCCCGGGTCAGTTCTTCATACCGGGGTCCACGGCGAAGCTGTTCCCCGTCTCCGCCACCTGGCAGACCCTCGGCCCGGACCACCGCTTCGTGACGCCCCTCTACGCGGTCGGCCGGCGCGCCGGATCCACCCTGACCGGCGACCTCGACCTCGTCGCGCAGGGCGACCTCACCCTGGGCGGCCGGACCCGGCCCGACGGGACGGTCGCGTACACCGACCTCGACCACACCTACGCCAACGACTTCCCGGGTGCCACCCTCACCCCGGAGAACCCCCTCGCCGGGATCGACGAGCTCGCCCGGCAGGTCCGCGCGGCGGGCATCACCCGCGTCGAGGGCGACGTGATCGTCGACAGCCGGCTCTTCGCCCCCGACCCGGGCCTCGACCCGGTACCGACCCCCCTGATCGTCAACGACAACCTCGTCGACCTGCTGACCACCCCGGGCGACCGCGCGGGCGCCGCCGCCCGGCTGGAATGGCGGCCCAAGGTCGCCCCGTACGAGGTCACGTCCACGGTGAGGACCGTCGCCGCCGGGAAGCCGACGGACATCACGGTGACGGCCTCCGACGGCGGCACCCGCATCCGGCTGTCCGGCACCATCGCCGCGGACGCCCGGCCGCTGCTGCGCACCGCCCCGGTCACGGACCCGGCCGCGTTCGGCCGGACGGCGCTGATCGAGGCGCTGGGCCGGGCCGGCGTGGAGGTCACCGCCGGCGCCACCGGGCCCAATCCTGTGGCCCGGCTGCCGCGCGACTACGCGGGCCGGCCGCGCGTGGCCGCGTACACCTCTCCCCCGTACGAGCAGTACGCGAAGCTGATCCTGAAGGTCAGTCACAACCTCGGCGCCAACCTGGACGTCTGCCTGCTGGCCGTCACCACCGGCAGCCGGCAGTGCGCCGCGGGCTTCCCGGTGCTCGCCGCCTTCCTGGACCGGGCGGGCGTCGACCGCGAGCAGGTGGCCCTGATGGACGGCCGGGGCGGCAATCCGGCCGACCGGGTCACGCCCCGGGCGCTGGTGCAGATGCTGGCGTACTGGCAGGGCACGCCGGACGCGCGGCGGTTCCGGGAGGCGCTGCCCGTCCTCGGGGTCGACGGGCTGCTCGCGCAGAACTGCCGTGACTGTCCCGCGCGCGGCAAGGTGTTCGCGAAGACCGGCGCGGCCGTCGGCGGCGACCTCCTCAACGACAGGCTGTCCGTGGGGGCCATCACCATCGCCGGCTACCTGGACAAGGGCGGCGGGCGCTTCGACACCTTCTACGCGGGGGTCACGGGCGCGATGACGCCGACCGCCGACCCGGAGGACGTGGTGGGCATCGCCAACGACCTGGCCCTGATCGCCGCCTACCTCCAGGAGGGGTCCTGA